One genomic segment of Vulpes lagopus strain Blue_001 chromosome 9, ASM1834538v1, whole genome shotgun sequence includes these proteins:
- the MTERF3 gene encoding transcription termination factor 3, mitochondrial isoform X1, giving the protein MALSARQIPRWFNSVKLSSFVTAMQLGKRFPRAGKTLLRGVSAQPQMSSGNCFLQWGFKAYRTSSLRNSSQSANPSRQEIGSAQSTLVPSVNEQTPKTQKIPSLDSELSLEALDDLPSLAPLQPVSEEEAIQIVADPPLPPDTFTLRDYVDHSKTLQKLVHLEFHLLVNNASVKRERTLTFFSYPFPLSKGVDLSKIEKHPEAANLLLRLDFEKDIKQILMFLKDLGIEDNQLGTYLTKNYAIFSEDLENLKTRVAYLQSKNFSKAQIAQMVRNAPFLLSFSVERLDNRLGFFQKELELSVKKTRDLVVRLPRLLTGSLEPVKENMKVYRLELGFKHNEIQHMITRVPKMLTANKRKLTETFDYVHNVMSIPHHLIVRFPQVFNTRLFKVKERHLFLTYLGRAQYDPTKPNYISLDKFVSVPDEIFCEEIAKASVQDFEKFLKTL; this is encoded by the exons atggcTTTGTCAGCCCGACAGATACCCAGATGGTTCAATTCAGTTAAATTGAGTAGCTTCGTTACAGCTATGCAACTGGGAAAACGTTTTCCGAGAGCAGGAAAAACATTGTTGCGTGGCGTTTCTGCTCAGCCACAGATGTCCTCTGGCAATTGCTTTCTCCAGTGGGGATTTAAGGCTTACAGGACTTCCTCCTTACGGAATAGTTCCCAGTCGGCCAACCCAAGTAGGCAGGAGATTGGTTCTGCCCAAAGTACTCTGGTTCCTTCTGTGAATGAACAGACACCGAAGACACAAAAGATACCCAGCCTTGATTCTGAGCTGTCTCTAGAAG CTCTAGACGACctgccctccctggctcccctgcAGCCCGTCTCTGAGGAGGAGGCCATTCAGATCGTCGCAGACCCTCCGTTGCCCCCAGACACGTTCACCCTCCGAGACTACGTGGATCATTCCAAGACTCTGCAGAAATTAGTGCATTTAG AATTCCATCTCCTTGTGAATAATGCAAGtgttaaaagagaaagaactctcACCTTCTTTTCATACCCGTTTCCACTTTCCAAAG GAGTGGATCTCTCAAAGATAGAAAAACATCCAGAAGCAGCCAACCTCCTTCTGAGACTGGATTTTGAAAAAGACATTAAGCAAATACTcatgtttcttaaagatttgggTATAGAAGATAACCAGCTGGGAACATACCTGACTAAAAACTACGCTATTTTCTCTGAAGACCTTGAAAATCTTAAGACCAG aGTGGCTTATCTACAATCAAAAAATTTCAGTAAGGCACAGATTGCACAGATGGTCAGAAATGCGCCGTTTTTGCTGAGTTTTTCAGTGGAAAGATTGGATAACAGATTGGGATTTTTTCAGAAAGAACTTGAACTCAGCGTgaagaag ACTAGAGATCTGGTGGTTCGTCTCCCAAGGCTACTAACTGGAAGCCTGGAGCCCgtgaaagaaaacatgaag GTTTATCGTCTTGAACTAGGTTTTAAACATAATGAAATTCAACATATGATCACCAGAGTCCCCAAGATGTTAACtgcaaataaaaggaaacttactGAGACTTTTGACTACGTGCACAATGTGATGAGCATTCCCCACCACCTCATTGTCAGGTTCCCCCAG gtgttTAATACAAGGTTGtttaaagtcaaagaaagacatttGTTTCTTACCTATTTAGGAAGAGCACAGTATGATCCAACAAAACCTAACTACATCTCTCTGGACAAGTTTGTGTCTGTACCTGATGAAATATTCTGTGAGGAGATTGCCAAAGCCTCAGTACAGGACTTTGAGAAATTCTTAAAAACTCTTTAG
- the MTERF3 gene encoding transcription termination factor 3, mitochondrial isoform X2, whose translation MALSARQIPRWFNSVKLSSFVTAMQLGKRFPRAGKTLLRGVSAQPQMSSGNCFLQWGFKAYRTSSLRNSSQSANPSRQEIGSAQSTLVPSVNEQTPKTQKIPSLDSELSLEALDDLPSLAPLQPVSEEEAIQIVADPPLPPDTFTLRDYVDHSKTLQKLVHLGVDLSKIEKHPEAANLLLRLDFEKDIKQILMFLKDLGIEDNQLGTYLTKNYAIFSEDLENLKTRVAYLQSKNFSKAQIAQMVRNAPFLLSFSVERLDNRLGFFQKELELSVKKTRDLVVRLPRLLTGSLEPVKENMKVYRLELGFKHNEIQHMITRVPKMLTANKRKLTETFDYVHNVMSIPHHLIVRFPQVFNTRLFKVKERHLFLTYLGRAQYDPTKPNYISLDKFVSVPDEIFCEEIAKASVQDFEKFLKTL comes from the exons atggcTTTGTCAGCCCGACAGATACCCAGATGGTTCAATTCAGTTAAATTGAGTAGCTTCGTTACAGCTATGCAACTGGGAAAACGTTTTCCGAGAGCAGGAAAAACATTGTTGCGTGGCGTTTCTGCTCAGCCACAGATGTCCTCTGGCAATTGCTTTCTCCAGTGGGGATTTAAGGCTTACAGGACTTCCTCCTTACGGAATAGTTCCCAGTCGGCCAACCCAAGTAGGCAGGAGATTGGTTCTGCCCAAAGTACTCTGGTTCCTTCTGTGAATGAACAGACACCGAAGACACAAAAGATACCCAGCCTTGATTCTGAGCTGTCTCTAGAAG CTCTAGACGACctgccctccctggctcccctgcAGCCCGTCTCTGAGGAGGAGGCCATTCAGATCGTCGCAGACCCTCCGTTGCCCCCAGACACGTTCACCCTCCGAGACTACGTGGATCATTCCAAGACTCTGCAGAAATTAGTGCATTTAG GAGTGGATCTCTCAAAGATAGAAAAACATCCAGAAGCAGCCAACCTCCTTCTGAGACTGGATTTTGAAAAAGACATTAAGCAAATACTcatgtttcttaaagatttgggTATAGAAGATAACCAGCTGGGAACATACCTGACTAAAAACTACGCTATTTTCTCTGAAGACCTTGAAAATCTTAAGACCAG aGTGGCTTATCTACAATCAAAAAATTTCAGTAAGGCACAGATTGCACAGATGGTCAGAAATGCGCCGTTTTTGCTGAGTTTTTCAGTGGAAAGATTGGATAACAGATTGGGATTTTTTCAGAAAGAACTTGAACTCAGCGTgaagaag ACTAGAGATCTGGTGGTTCGTCTCCCAAGGCTACTAACTGGAAGCCTGGAGCCCgtgaaagaaaacatgaag GTTTATCGTCTTGAACTAGGTTTTAAACATAATGAAATTCAACATATGATCACCAGAGTCCCCAAGATGTTAACtgcaaataaaaggaaacttactGAGACTTTTGACTACGTGCACAATGTGATGAGCATTCCCCACCACCTCATTGTCAGGTTCCCCCAG gtgttTAATACAAGGTTGtttaaagtcaaagaaagacatttGTTTCTTACCTATTTAGGAAGAGCACAGTATGATCCAACAAAACCTAACTACATCTCTCTGGACAAGTTTGTGTCTGTACCTGATGAAATATTCTGTGAGGAGATTGCCAAAGCCTCAGTACAGGACTTTGAGAAATTCTTAAAAACTCTTTAG
- the MTERF3 gene encoding transcription termination factor 3, mitochondrial isoform X3 translates to MSSVTLLWASHHPGLSSLLALITVLRLFTDLLLRELPGCAGNGLCLQRHLNILRNNWAARTKEFHLLVNNASVKRERTLTFFSYPFPLSKGVDLSKIEKHPEAANLLLRLDFEKDIKQILMFLKDLGIEDNQLGTYLTKNYAIFSEDLENLKTRVAYLQSKNFSKAQIAQMVRNAPFLLSFSVERLDNRLGFFQKELELSVKKTRDLVVRLPRLLTGSLEPVKENMKVYRLELGFKHNEIQHMITRVPKMLTANKRKLTETFDYVHNVMSIPHHLIVRFPQVFNTRLFKVKERHLFLTYLGRAQYDPTKPNYISLDKFVSVPDEIFCEEIAKASVQDFEKFLKTL, encoded by the exons ATGTCCTCGGTGACCCTCCTCTGGGCCTCACATCACCCTGGGCTCAGTTCCCTTCTAGCCCTAATAACAGTACTACGGTTGTTTACTGACCTGCTCCTGCGCGAGTTGCCCGGATGTGCAGGGAATGGCCTTTGTCTTCAGAGGCATCTAAATATACTAAGGAATAACTGGGCTGCAAGGACGAAAG AATTCCATCTCCTTGTGAATAATGCAAGtgttaaaagagaaagaactctcACCTTCTTTTCATACCCGTTTCCACTTTCCAAAG GAGTGGATCTCTCAAAGATAGAAAAACATCCAGAAGCAGCCAACCTCCTTCTGAGACTGGATTTTGAAAAAGACATTAAGCAAATACTcatgtttcttaaagatttgggTATAGAAGATAACCAGCTGGGAACATACCTGACTAAAAACTACGCTATTTTCTCTGAAGACCTTGAAAATCTTAAGACCAG aGTGGCTTATCTACAATCAAAAAATTTCAGTAAGGCACAGATTGCACAGATGGTCAGAAATGCGCCGTTTTTGCTGAGTTTTTCAGTGGAAAGATTGGATAACAGATTGGGATTTTTTCAGAAAGAACTTGAACTCAGCGTgaagaag ACTAGAGATCTGGTGGTTCGTCTCCCAAGGCTACTAACTGGAAGCCTGGAGCCCgtgaaagaaaacatgaag GTTTATCGTCTTGAACTAGGTTTTAAACATAATGAAATTCAACATATGATCACCAGAGTCCCCAAGATGTTAACtgcaaataaaaggaaacttactGAGACTTTTGACTACGTGCACAATGTGATGAGCATTCCCCACCACCTCATTGTCAGGTTCCCCCAG gtgttTAATACAAGGTTGtttaaagtcaaagaaagacatttGTTTCTTACCTATTTAGGAAGAGCACAGTATGATCCAACAAAACCTAACTACATCTCTCTGGACAAGTTTGTGTCTGTACCTGATGAAATATTCTGTGAGGAGATTGCCAAAGCCTCAGTACAGGACTTTGAGAAATTCTTAAAAACTCTTTAG